The Spinacia oleracea cultivar Varoflay chromosome 2, BTI_SOV_V1, whole genome shotgun sequence DNA segment catgttaggattattattgctttagtatgtagtactcagctttgctgattacgtgcttgtttgtgtgtgttgatcatggctatgccttattgatcctgtgatgacccatctctggtgagcagtctctaaggatcaataagcattgcccatctacaggtttgaagatgatgcatcattgggatcgggattagagagcttgtagttctatttgtttaattaagtgattcaatttgttaacttggatttgaaacttgtcgtactattcgtatttccttatttcagttgattgttttggacctaatatgtaatagattaattatgaacccaagagttagttttatgttttccgctgcaagaattctgaataagccgtacgtttttacacgggcgataatactttgataattccctacagttatatttaaaaagaggttattttagaaaatgggaattgtcggggtgttacactaggaattcagctcacttgatctcactgaattattaacttgttaattaatactgaaccgcatttattagacttaacatagaatgcatacttggaccaagggcattatttccttcagtctcccacttgtccttagggacaagtgtgcatttcctaattcctttgtcgctcgatgcttgctcttgaacataaggtaagagttgtcatccttattatgtccagaggtgtttctcggtttcagagttcaactgatcaaataaacagataatcatagcctatgattcatccgagcacggccatgcatttcacagtttctagctctccgagtggccttgtacaacttttaagcatctcatcccgatttatgggaggacaatcccaatcttgcgatcttgagattagacttcgtttgataggtgattacctgagcgttgcctttatagcctccttttacggtgcgacggttggtcaacgtcaaagcaaccagttctcaaacaagtaatctcaaatcactcaggtattgaggatttagtgtctaataattttaatgaaatttacttatgatagattttcatctcttacagtaaagtttcataggtcttgtccgatactagtcttcccaaagtaagtatctatgcaaatgattatgacattgccatgtccacatagttcaagaaacagaactactggtcatcttgcattctaatcgtctaacgttttctatgcgtccaattttatagaaaactccgactatggacctttttcaacctttgacattcaagttcacttgatagacatttcttagtcacaggactggtcctgacagtctatcttgaatatatcgtcaaattgaagggactcatcatttaataaaccacaaattaaatggaaaaatgaattcttttcatttattgtgaatgattaaccaataatgttttacaaagatttaaactctaaaactttaaaacattaaacagagacatcaaagccattctccaatatgcttgattcccatagctgcagtgtgcgagttgtgcttcgcctgcggcagaggtttagtcaatggatctgatatgttgtcatcagttccaattttgcttatctcgacttcttttctttcaacgaactctcgtagaaggtgaaatctacgaagtacatgcttgactctctggtggtgtctaggctcctttgcctgtgcaatagctccgttattgccacaatacagggctattggtcctttaatggaggggactacaccaagttcacctatgaacttccttagccatatagcttcctttgctgcttcatgtgcagcaatgtactccgcttcagttgtagaatccgcaatggtgctttgcttagcacttttccagcttactgctcctccgttgaggcagaagacaaacccagactgtgatctgaaatcatctttgtcggtttggaaacttgcgtccgtatagcctttaacaattaattcatcatctccaccatagaccaggaagtcatctttgtgccttttcaggtacttcagaatattcttggcagcagtccaatgcgcctctcctgggtctgactggtatctgctcgtagcactgagtgcgtacgcaacatccgggcgtgtacatatcatagcatacattattgaaccaatcgatgatgcatatggaatcccattcattcgtctacgctcatcaagtgtttttgggcactgagtcttgcttagagtcattccatgagacatgggtaggtagcctcgcttggagttcgccatcttgaacctatcaagcaccttattgatataagtactttgactaagtccaatcatccttttagatctatctctgtaaatcttgatgcccaatatgtactgtgcttctcctagatctttcatcgaaaaacatttcccaagccaaatcttgacagagttcaacataggaatgtcatttccgataagtaatatgtcgtcgacatataatactaggaaagcaattttgctcccactgactttcttgtatacacaagattcgtctgcgttcttgatgaaaccaaagtcactgactgcttcatcaaaacgtatattccagctcctggatgcctgcttcaatccgtagattgacttctttagcttgcatacctttttagtattctttggatcctcaaaaccttcaggctgtgtcataaacacagtttctgttaaaacgccgtttaagaaagcagttttgacatccatctgccatatttcgtaatcgtaatatgcagcgattactaacattatccgaatagactttagcattgcaactggtgaaaaggtttcatcgtaatccacaccgtggacttgcctgtaaccttttgcaaccaatctagctttgaaaacttcaagtttcccatccttgtcctttttcagtttgaaaacccatttgcttccaatggcttggtagccatctggcaaatcgaccaaatcccatacttggttttcagacatggagtctaattcagattgcatggcttcttgccattgcttggagctagggctcgtcatatcttgtttgtaagtcgcaggttcatcactttcaagtaatagaacgtcatagctctcgttcgtcagaatacctaagtacctttccggttgagatctatatctttgcgatctacgcggggtaacatttctagtttgaccatgattctcaccagattcttctaaagatctctgagtttcatcctgaatgtcatcttgagcattctctagagtttgttgttcgactcgaatttcttcgaggtctacttttctcccacttgtcattttggaaatgtgatctttctccaaaaagacaccatctcgagcaacaaacaccttgttctcagatgtattgtagaagtaatacccctttgtttcctttggatagcccacaaggatacatttgtcagattttggatgaagtttgtctgaaattaatcgtttgacgtatacttcacatccccaaatcttaagaaaagacacatttggaggctttccaaaccataattcgtatggagtcttttcgacagctttagacggagctctatttatagtgagtgcagctgtatttagtgcatgtccccaaaattctaatggaagttcggcctgacccatcattgacctgaccatgtctagcaaggttctgttcctccgttctgacacaccgttccattgtggtgttccaggaggagtcaattctgatagaattccacattctttcagatggtcatcaaattcatagctcatatattcaccgcctctatcagaccgcagtgccttaatcttcttgcctaattgattctctacttcactctgaaattccttgaatttgtcaaaggattcagacttatgcttcattaggtggacataaccatacctactgaagtcatcagtaaaagtgataaagtagctgaaaccacctctagcatttgtactcattggtccacatacatctgtatggattaaacccaatagttcatttgctctttctccaactttagagaaaggttgctttgtcattttgccaagtaaacattattcgcatttaccataatcctctaagtcaaatggttctagaattccttccttttgaagtctttctaagcgtttcaagtttatatggcctaatcgacaatgccacagataggtgagatctgaatcatcctttttggcctttttggtatttatgttatatacttgtttgtcgtgatctaataaataaagttcattgactaatctagcagatccataaaacatctctttaaaataaaacgaacaactattgtcttttattaaaaaggaaaatcccttagcatctaagcaagaaactgaaatgatgtttttagtaagacttggaacatggaaacattcttccagttccaaaactagcccggagggcaacgacaaatagtaagttcctacagctaatgcagcaatccgtgctccatttcccactcgtaggtcgacttcacccttgcttaactttctacttcttcttagtccctgtggattggaacataagtgtgagccacaacctgtatctaatacccaagaagttgaattagcaagtatacagtctataatgaaaatacctgaagatggaacgactgttccgttcttctgatcttcctttagctttggacattctcttttgtaagggcctattccatcacaataaagacagcttgatgtggacttgtcctgctttgatttagcattgcccttggactttccacctttcttgaacggtctccttctagccttgagtaaatctttggcttcacagtctagtattatttcagcctttctgacaaggtgaacaaattctgcaactgtttcttctcttggttcacttaggtatagttgcttgaagcgaccaaacccattgtgtagtgaattgagcaagatagagactgccatcctttcgcttattggtgttcctagtagacttaggcgatcaaagtatgaacgcataagatccacatggaacctcagtgggacgcctaccctctgtttagtgcgaaggagctgaacatgtgtttcttggacctccatcctataacacctgttgggagaactaacctttagaccagacattgattcaatcaactcatggacgttcaggtccctgtcctccgtgcttccacgacagatatccctcagattcttgatgagcgtaaaaggttcataggctacaaaccttctagcccaatcatcagggatattgttcagcatgagactcataacctttttgagatccgcatcccaggcgtaaaatctctcaggggtcatgtctctggcatagtagcttggcatgggatgtgatagtacatactcaagtccattgagtttgactatttcaactagcttagcttcccattcaagaaaatttgccaggtttagcttgaccataagctcagaacccatgatgatgttttgattgttgtttgccatgttaaaaactacaattgaaaagaataaacaaataaataaccattcacagtttctcttaataaacttaaatcctagcatacatgcataattcaatgtttattaagcattttattcaagttatttgttccggcaggtgtgaataaaatgattccaagatcctaaaatcattgaagaactaagcacagtttgtcgacttaatcctagaacatcttaggtaagaaaaagccttttgctaatagtctagaaactattcttggttgataggtacgtctaagaacttattaggtaaacctatcgattttgccacgacataaaaggactccttacttatatcgttgagtttcaccaaaactaacatgtactcacaattatttgtgtaccttgcccctttaggaccaataagtaacacctcgctgagcgaaaactattactagattgatgtaaaggatatccaagcaagtgtatattttggcatggcaccttttaactcaatttttaagtttggaacttaaggctcttactatgttggttagattttaagtgaactaaaatccttaatcatgcaacataatcaagccataatcttatgcataattaagacatatttaaagcaataaataacttaaagcatgcataagataaaggtgatctagtatggcccgacttcatcttgaagctttgacttcaaagtccgtcttgaaaatctccgtgggaggcaccattttcttcaaataggataagctataattaaaactaattacaactatttgatggtacgcagaccatatttgaattgaaaaacaactttggtactttagaccaattacattcaaattaatggtacgcagaccatattttctatcctatttgggccatactagtcacttcataacctgcaaaacagtacatatacaatatataccattcacccattcattatcatgaatggcccacatagctggttagtaaaacacattatgcatcacgtaaacatttgcagcaattaatcaagggcaccaataatctaccaattattcagtccttattaattctaatcaagttgttttaaccttaaggattcgtagacctaatcaagagtttatgactaaaaagcgctcccacttaaaccaataaatttatatgctttactaattttaaacataaaaatgtatttctagtctaaccggaaacatacaaatttaattaaaatttaaagctcatatgaatttataattgaatccaaaaagtttaatttaatttcagtcgtatttaaattaattcatgattttaattttagtaaaataattagaataaataaaatttattataattacaatattcaaaattaaaatccaagaaaataatttaaattattaatttaaaattaattaaaattacgtaaactggaaaattttaaattaaacattcaaaacgatctaatcgcaacgcaaacaccctacgcatcgcacgcccatgggccacacgcacacagccatcgctggccatgtgcgcgcagcccatgcgctcgttgcatagctgctgcatcttccatcgcaagccatcgcacaagtggtgctcgctgcgcgcgcgccagcgctcgatgcacgcgagccatcgctcgctgtgcgcgctcgccagcgctcgccagcgcgctccagcgctcgatgcacgcgagccattgctcgctgtgcgcgagccatcgctcgctgtgcgcgagcaattgctcgctgcacgcgatcgacgctgggcgcagcgctcgtggcacgcgagcttgcgctcgctgcgcgcgaggcagtgcgcgttgtggcgcagctcgcttgctgcccacacgcgactgccgtgccttgccttgccttcgcccatgcccattcgtccatagctcgtggcccacgacacaaggcagggctactgccttgtgctcgtgcaccatgcccctgctcattgtattcgtgccgcacgggcgacgagctcccttgctcgtcgtcgcatgcccgcactatacaacaccccttaagggtaacacgaagcgtccattgctttgtgcgtgcaagttatatgaacgaatcgcataaaaaatttaaaacttatatttaaaattaatgacaaattaataaataatattaatttcataattttagggcgaaaaatcaaaaatttattattcaattgatttccgattattatggattcaagcctaggtcataaaaatttaaaatttatcataaatttacaatttttatggtggtttttaatcataggtttctaattaaattataattaattatgaaaatcaaattaattctaaattattctaattttcaacaaattaatcataattacaaattagattgcataattaacaaggccaggcattcaaacttgttaaacatatacagtatgtcaatcaaaaattcaagatttatcaacaagaatcgcaaatatttaatttaacatcttaaatttacgaaattttgcattcgaaaaactaaaaccttcgaaaagtcatagttaggcttcgaatttgagaattctggattcggcagaaaaatattatttttgtcaaaattttagaatgccttttacatgcggaattgacacaaaaatcactcgatttggatgagtaacgaagaaactgccgaaaaactgcgtacgtataattaaataaacgcaatttgcaattaattaacaattacgaaaattaatcaccccttttaattcatgcaaatttgtaatatttaaccatgttcatgcaatttagattatgaaaataataaggggctcgtgataccactgttaggttatgatacatatgacaattcataaatcatgcggaaaaaccatttagccaggaatacatattatttacacataatcatatagcatagtttagatgcatactctttgttgcgtgccttccctagctgcgcccgaaccgaacaagaacaagtctttaggactccaagtgtcgtccctccgtagatagtccacagcacgtccggatccgccttaagattgaccaactagaatcgcccttaaggtactaaagattttcggcactcttagataagaaatgtgtctgaattttctctcaaaaactcactttgaatacttgaataatctgttaaaatatgtgaccctaggcacatatttatagagttatggaaagggttttggaatcctattaggatactaatttatttaattataaccctactaggactctaattaaataatcattatctaatagttttaggatttaatcacacttcgaatcctgattgctaggcgcacagcgctcggcccattgctgcgctccgcgcgcgcgctgggcgacggcctggcttcgtgctgggccttcgtctagcgggcctcgtccgatgctaattcgtacgatacgcttccgattaaattcccgattccggaattcatttccgatacgaacaatatttaatatttccgattccggaatcaatttccgtttcgaacaaatatttaatatttccgtttccggaattattttccgattccgataatatttccgattctgacaatatttctgtttccgacaatatttccgattctggcaatatttccattttccgataatattttccgatacgtacactagtggaaaaacaatcatttgcatcaccacatttgcctcgcacatttaaacatgtgacgcaattgacagttctaagctttaaaattagtcatttgcgtcgcagaattattaatctgcgacgcaaatgactctaaaatgttctcagagtcatttgcgtcgcagattagtaataatgcgacgcaaaatattacctcctttgcgtcgcagaattactaatctgcgacgcaaatgactctttaAGTCacctgcgtcgcagattagtaattctgcgacgcagaggaggtaaaaaaaattcggaagtttttaattattccttctcccctctttttctctctcttcttctttccaGAACTCCATTCATGAGATGTCAATACCTCTCAATCTTTCATTCATTTGAAATCTCCTTTAACCACTATACGTATTTTGCCTTTAATTTACCCGGAAAAATCAAGATTTGCGAAAACACGGCTCGAAGAGAAAAATCCTAGATTCCGCCGCGAAGAAGGAGACATTTCAAAGCAGTGCAGCTCGATTGCTAGCGAGTCTCCGATCCAATTCTGCGAATTAGTTCGTCGGCGATTTAGGTACAGTGCAATTTATGTTAATTAGGGTTCTTGTTTATCAGCCTACAGTGTATAGAAGATTTCAAGGGTTCTTGTTTATCAGCctatttctagggtttttaagGTTGGGTGAAACGCCAAACCGTTGGAGCTGGATCTTCGGTTAACGTCGCCGCCGTCATTGATTACCTTATTTCTTAGGTATTTCCCCCCTCTTTACCATGAATCCAACTTCaattaatttttactttttatattgttttgaTGAATTGTGTTAGTTAGTTTGTAAATTCGAACATTTTTAGCAATTGTTTGAACTTTTGATTGAGGATTTTGATTTCAGATGGTGCCTGATATTGTAGAGGGTGATGGGTTTGTTGGGAGGCAGCCTCATATCAAGTATGAGCTCAGAGATAGTCCTGGTCTTGGTGAGTAttcaatttttaaaatcaatagtTCTTTGGAAGTTAAACTATTTTCTTTCATATTTTTAGTtgttttgatatttttgttGCTTACATTGTGCTCACACAAATTTAAACATCAGTTTGATGCTTGTTGTGTTGTTCTAATATGATTTAGTGAATGTAGGAGGATACAACCAATGTGTATTCTTCAACTGCAGTTATAGTAGTTCGGATACTCCACTGAGTGAGGGTCAGTGCCATTGGTTTTCTCCCAGGGTGAGGCCTCTATTCAATTAGTAAAATAAGGAAATGTTTTTTCTATTCAACGCATTACTATCGGTCTGTCGAATGACAGTTTCAGCTTAGCCAATTACTGTAACCGGTTTCTCACAGCAGGATTGAAGTtgttttattataaatataggGTTTGATCGTGTTGGTTAGTTTGTCAATTCGAgtattttgaactttttaattgaggattttgattttttttttaagttgttaGTTTTTTGTTGATCTGGGTAGGTTTGGAATTCCTTATCGTGTATTTAATTGGTTTTCCTTTATGCAGGGTTCTACTTTGCTTAAAGCGGGCTCTAAAAATCGCAAATGCCGCTCAACAGATGGCTAATGCTACTCGGGGTAGTGGTGGTTTAGTTATGCTGTTCATTGAAATCATCAATAAGTAAGCTCTCTACTTGCTAGAAAAGTTTGTTTTCTGACCGTGTTGGATGTTTGAATTTCCATGATAATTCACAGCATATTTAAGTTTGGAGTTTGCCATCATATTTAGGTATCTCTATTTTTTTGAGAAGGGAAACAACCAAATCACCGTCAATACAATCCAGGATCTAATGGAATTAATTACTACAGAGATGCAAAGTGATAATGCGGCAACAGATTCTGCTGCTGAAGCTTTCTTTGCAAGCACATTGCGGTACATCCAATTCCAGAAACAAAAAGGTGGCGCAGTTAGTGAGAAATATGAACCTAATGTTAGTTTTTTTGTTGATCTGGGTAGGTTTGAATCATTTCTTGAGACTGAAAACAAGCTGTTCAGATAATTAATGAATTTCTAAATTTTTATTGTAGGAGAACTGAAAAGTTAAAACTTGAGAAAGGGAAACAAACTCGGTAACAATTGCTCTTCAATCCGCTAAACTTGTGAGAATTGTCGCCTTTGATCTTGCTCTTGGGACTCTTGAATGGTTCCCTCATTTGTCTTTGAATACGCTGACGCTGACGCTGCGTGCTACGTGTGTCATGGGaagttgcttatccaagcatgaTCTCAACTCTCAAATTGATTTGGTAATTGAAATTTTGAAGCGTCCAGGAGAAGTCCTCCCTGTTTGTCTTAGTGTCGCACGAACGCTGTAAATTCATAATTTAGTGTGCTTCAATTTTAATTTCTCGGCTTTTTTTTTCTCggttcaaatttttatttttatttcatattgtaatttgtttgattttggtctgACAATGGAGTTTTTTTCATCTGCTTGAATGATATCTTGGGCCTCATTCGTTTATGGTTCacttaaacttttatgttaaaagtgtagttaggttatcaacatgttggctgatctatggtgaatttgccttttattgggttgtaactaaaatattaaaaaacgaatttttttttttaaaaaaaagtcatttgcaacgcacatttagctaatgtgcgtggcaaatgacttttttttttcgcctaaaagtcatttgcgtcgcacatttagctaatgtgcgttgcaaatgactttttaggcatggtgctgaaaagtcatttgcgtcgcacatttagctaatgtgcgttgcaaatgacttttcaggcatggtgctgaaaagtcatttgcaacgcacatttgctaaatgtgcgacgcaaataaggttcatttgcgtcgcacaaatgtgcgacgcaaatgacttttagtcatttgcgtcgagagcttttgccacgcacgatgtgcgacgcaaatgtgcttaaaagtgcgatgcaaatgaccctttttccactagtggtaccatgtttccgtttccggcaacatctacgacttggataatatttatatttccgatacgatccatatttccgtttccggcaatatcatcgtttccggagtattcatttcttgcctgtgacgatctcagctcccagtgaaaccaagatccgtcgattccgaatatccatagatggagtatctaatgccattaaatacttgatccgtttacgtactatttgtgtgaccctacgggttcagtcaagagtaagctgtggattaatatcattaattccacttgaactgaagcggcctctagctaggcattcagctcacttgatctcactgaattattaacttgttaattaatactgaaccgcatttattagacttaacatagaatgcatacttggaccaagggcatta contains these protein-coding regions:
- the LOC130467120 gene encoding vacuolar protein sorting-associated protein 35B-like isoform X1 codes for the protein MANATRGSGGLVMLFIEIINKYLYFFEKGNNQITVNTIQDLMELITTEMQSDNAATDSAAEAFFASTLRYIQFQKQKGGAVSEKYEPNVSFFVDLGELKS
- the LOC130467120 gene encoding vacuolar protein sorting-associated protein 35B-like isoform X2, whose translation is MANATRGSGGLVMLFIEIINKYLYFFEKGNNQITVNTIQDLMELITTEMQSDNAATDSAAEAFFASTLRYIQFQKQKGGAVSEKYEPNEN